One genomic segment of Helianthus annuus cultivar XRQ/B chromosome 14, HanXRQr2.0-SUNRISE, whole genome shotgun sequence includes these proteins:
- the LOC110905150 gene encoding hydroxyproline O-galactosyltransferase HPGT1, producing MQSKGSNYHRNGLVFRSPISALLLCTIAAMASFYVAGRLWQDAENRVYLGKELDRITGQGKSAISVDDTLKIIGCREQQKKLTALEMELAAARQEGFVSKHLSSTKTPPKKRPLVVIGVLTGFGRKNNRDVIRKAWMATGEALRKMEDQKGVIARFVIGRSANRGDSLDRGIDIENRNYNDFFILDSHVESSEELPKKTKYFFAHAAERWEAEYYAKVNDDVYVNIDALGSTLAAHLDSPRVYIGCMKSGEVFSEQGQKWYEPDWWKFGDGKTYFRHASGEMFVVSKALAKFVSINRSILRTYAFDDVSTGSWFIGLDVKHIDDKKFCCASWSTGGICAGA from the exons ATGCAAAGCAAGGGTTCGAATTACCACCGGAATGGATTGGTTTTTCGATCCCCTATTTCAGCCTTACTGCTCTGCACCATCGCCGCTATGGCTTCCTTCTATGTCGCCGGTCG TTTATGGCAGGATGCAGAGAATAGGGTTTATTTGGGTAAAGAGCTTGACAGAATAACAGGGCAG GGGAAATCTGCTATATCCGTGGATGATACGTTGAAAATTATAGGATGCAG GGAACAACAGAAGAAACTAACAGCTCTTGAGATGGAACTGGCGGCAGCTCGTCAAGAAGGCTTCGTATCAAAGCACTTGTCAAGCACAAAAACTCCTCCTAAGAAGAGACCATTGGTGGTGATTGGAGTCCTTACAGGATTTGGCCGCAAGAACAACAGGGATGTGATACGCAAGGCGTGGATGGCAACTG GTGAAGCTTTGAGAAAGATGGAGGATCAAAAGGGTGTTATTGCTCGATTTGTTATTGGAAGAAG TGCTAATCGTGGAGACAGTCTGGATAGGGGCATAGATATTGAAAACAGGAACTATAACGATTTCTTTATCCTA GATAGCCATGTGGAGTCCTCTGAGGAACTTCCAAAGAAGACCAAATATTTCTTTGCTCATGCTGCCGAAAGATGGGAAGCTGAATACTATGCCAAAGTCAATGATGATGTTTATGTAAATATTG ATGCCTTGGGAAGTACACTTGCTGCTCATCTGGATAGTCCTCGTGTATATATTGGGTGTATGAAATCAGGCGAAGTTTTCTCTGAACA GGGTCAGAAGTGGTATGAACCTGATTGGTGGAAATTTGGGGATGGAAAGAC GTATTTCCGCCATGCATCTGGTGAGATGTTTGTTGTATCAAAGGCTTTGGCGAAATTTGTCTCGATTAACAG ATCGATTCTTCGCACATATGCTTTTGATGATGTCAGTACTGGCTCCTGGTTCATCGGTCTTGATGTCAAACATATTGATGACAAAAAGTTTTGCTGTGCATCTTGGTCAacag GAGGTATTTGCGCAGGTGCATAA
- the LOC110905151 gene encoding uncharacterized protein LOC110905151, whose protein sequence is MDYDFRNRLNPPYNSQSSSVYNNRPSSSPMQQSPHSMYGPSSLYPKIGQSGGGVHPPPPRNNTSSSSSSGMGIMVTLKPEFRITPPPQMSPHIGEIPRSTFQFDFELERKILAEAEKENPNWSKLGLENFPRKTAKPISRANSSVDPVSGKYIATGLNRDAVPIAVAKYGDNPIKVREFVNGYTVLREMGFEANSVAEALFAHDNDKEAAAHYLSGSS, encoded by the exons ATGGATTACGATTTCAGGAACAGGTTGAATCCACCTTACAATTCACAATCCTCCTCCGTCTACAATAACAGGCCATCATCATCTCCGATGCAGCAATCGCCTCATTCGATGTACGGACCGTCCTCGCTTTACCCTAAGATCGGTCAATCCGGTGGTGGTGTCCATCCTCCGCCCCCGAGAAATAAcacttcctcttcttcctcct CAGGAATGGGGATTATGGTTACCTTAAAACCAGAATTTCGGATTACACCACCG CCTCAAATGTCTCCACACATTGGAGAAATTCCTCGAAGCACATTTCAGTTTGACTTTGAACTAGAGAGGAAGATACTTGCTGAAGCAGAGAAGGAAAACCCAAACTGGAGCAAGCTTGGGCTGGAAAACTTTCCTCGTAAAACTGCAAAACCAATATCTCGTGCA AACTCTAGTGTAGACCCAGTGTCGGGCAAATACATAGCGACAGGTCTTAATAGAGATGCAGTGCCTATTGCTGTTGCCAAATACGGAGATAATCCAATTAAG gTTAGGGAATTTGTGAATGGCTACACGGTGTTGCGAGAAATGGGGTTTGAAGCCAATAGTGTTGCTGAAGCATTATTTGCCCATGATAATGATAAGGAGGCTGCAGCTCATTATCTGAGCGGTTCATCCTGA